AAAATTGATGAAGGAAAAGATGAAATACACAGGATGGCAGATACCTTTAATGAAATGCTAAATTCACTTGAAAATTCCTATACACGTGAAAAACAGTTCAGTTCAGATGTTTCGCACGAACTTCGGACACCTGTGAGCGTTATACTTACAGAAAGTCAGTATTCGCTGGAATATGCAGACACTATGGAAGAAGCAAAGGATTCCTTTTCTGTGATTCAGCGTCAGGCAAAAAGAATGTCAGAACTGATAAATCAAATAATGGAACTTTCCAAAATAGAAAAGCAGACAACGATTGATTTACAAAAAATAAATTTTTCAGAAACAATGGAAAAAATATTAGAAGATTATAAAAATCTTTTAAGCGAGAAAAATATAAAAGTTTCAAAAGATATTGAACAAAATATATTTATAAATGCTGATAAAGTAATGATTGAAAGACTGCTTGACAATTTGCTTAATAATGCAATGAAATTTACAAAGGATGAAATAAGTGTAAAATTGTATTCAGAAAATGAAAACTGCATTATGGAGATTGAAGATAATGGAATTGGAATATCTGATGAAGATAAAAAACTTATTTGGGGAAGATTTTACCAAGTAAATGATTCCCGAAACAAAAAAGTAAACAAAGGCTTTGGACTAGGTCTTTCATTAGTTTTAAAAATCATTGAGCAGCATAATGCAAGTATTGAGGTTGAAAGTGAATTGAATAAAGGGACGAAATTTATTGCCAAATTTATTAAAACTGAATAATTTAAAAAGGGATAATCTCTATCTTGAGAAAATCCCTTATTTTTTGACTTTATTTTTTTCATAAACTTAGATTAAAAACCTAAAATTTTTGCTACTCTTTCTTTTTCATTTTCCCATTCTTTTCCATAGTAAGCTTTCAAGTAAATTTCTCTTAATTCTTCCATTAACGGATATCTTGGGTTAGCTGGAGTACATTGGTCATCGAAAGCATCTAGTGACATTTCATCTACAGCTTCCAAGAAGTCTTTTTCAGGCACTCCCCATTCTTTAATACTTGCTGGAATTCCTATTTTTCTATTTAATTCATTAATTCCTTTAATTAAATTTTCTACTTTTTCTTCTTTAGTATTTCCGCCAAATCCTAGATAATCGTTCATTTCAGCGTATCTTTGCATTGCATCAGGGTATCTGTATTGAGGGAATAATCCCATCTTTGTTGGAGCCTCAGCTGCATTGAAACGGATAACTTCTTCAAGAAGCATAGCATTTGCGATACCGTGTGGAACGTGGAATTTTCCTCCAAGTTTATGTGCAAGTGAGTGGTTTATTCCTAAGAATGCATTTGCGAAAGCCATTCCTGCAAGGCAAGAGGCATTTGCCATTTTTTCTTTTGCTTTAATTGCTTTTGAACCTAATTCTACTGATTCTGGCAAGTATTTGAATACAAGTCTAGCCGCTTCTTTTGAATAAGGTTTTGTGTATTCTGTCGCCATAACTGAAACATAAGATTCAAGAGCATGTGTAAATACGTCAATTCCAGAAGCTACTGTAAGTCCTTTTGGCATTGTAAGCATAAGTTCAGGATCGTTAATTGCTACATTTGGTGTCAATGCATAATCTGCAAGAGGGTATTTGATTCCAGTTTCATCATCTGTAATTACTGAGAATGGCGTTACTTCCGAACCAGTTCCGGCCGATGTTGCTACTGCAACAAATTTAGCTTTTTTACCCATTTCAGGAAATTCAACGATTCTCTTTCTAATATCCATAAATCTCATTGCCAAATCTCTAAATCGAAGTTCTGGATGTTCGTACAATACCCACATAATTTTAGCGGCATCCATTGCAGATCCTCCACCAAGAGCAATAACAACATCAGGATTGTATTCAAGCATTGCTTTTGCTCCAGCCTGAGCTGAACTTAATGTCGGATCCTCTTTTACTTCTGAGAATATTCTATAATCGATATGTATGCTGTCAAGTACTTTTGTAATATGTTCTGTATATCCTAGTTCAGCCAATACTTTATCCGTTACGATAAATGCTTTTTTGTGACTTCCTTTCAATTCTTCTAAAGCTGTCGGAAGCGATCCGTATTTGAAATAAATTTTTTCAGGAACTTTGAACCATAACATATTTTCTCTTCTTTCTGCAATTGTTTTTACATTTAATAAATGTTTTACTCCTACGTTTTCTGACACAGAATTTCCTCCCCATGAACCACATCCAAGTGTTAATGATGGCTCTAATTTAAAGTTAAATACATCTCCGATTGCTCCAAGTGATGCTGGCATATTGATTAGTGTACGCCCTGTTTTCATCAATCTTCCAAATTTATCTATTTTTTCTTTTTCAGCTAAATTAATATATAATGAAGATGTATGTCCTAATCCTCCAAGTCTTACCAACTCATCAGCTTTTTTAAGTCCATCTTCAAAATCTTCTGCTTTATACATTGCAAGCACTGGAGATAATTTTTCGTGTGCAAAAGGCTCTTCAGTTCCAGTAGATTCCACTTCTCCAATTAAAACTTTTGAACTTTTTGGAATTTCAAATCCTGCCATACCTGCAATAACGTATGCACTTTTTCCAACTACATCAGCATTCAAGTTTCCATTTATAAACAATATTTCTCTTACTTTGTTTAATTCTTCTTCATTAAGAATATAAGCTCCTCTGTTTAAAAACTCGCTTCTAACTTTATCATAAATTTCTTTATCTATAATTACAGACTGCTCTGTCGCACAAATTACACCATTATCAAATGTTTTAGACATCAAAATATAGTTTGCAGTCATTTTTATATCTGCTGATTTGTCAATTACAACTGGTGTATTTCCAGCTCCAACTCCAATCGCAGGAGTTCCTGATGAATATGCAGATTTAACCATTCCTGGCCCACCTGTCGCAAGTATCAAGTCAACACTTGCCATAAGTTCTCTTGATAATTCCACACTTGGTTCATCAATCCATCCAATTATATCTTTTGGTGCCCCATATTTTACTGCTGTTTCCAATGCAATTTTAGCTGTTTCAATTGTTGCCTGTTTCGCTCTTGGGTGTGGTGAAAATATTATTGCATTTCTTGTTTTTAATGATATTAGTGTTTTGAACATTGCTGTTGAAGTCGGGTTTGTTGTTGGTACAATACCTGCGATAATTCCTATTGGAGTTGCAATTTTTTTAACTCCATAAGATCTGTCATCTTCCAGCACGCCACAAGTTTTTTCGTCTTTGTATTTATTGTAAATGTATTCAGAAGCAAAGTGATTTTTTATAACCTTGTCTTCCACAATTCCCATTCCAGTTTCTGCCACTGCCAAATTTGCCAATGTAATTCTTTCATCGTTCATTTTTTGGGCTACTTTTCTAAAAATCTTATCGACTCTTTCCTGATCAAATGTTGCAAATTCTTCCTGAGCCTTTTTAACTCTTTGAATAAGTGCCTTCAAACTTTCCAAATCTTTAACTGCTGCCATTTTTCCTCCTATAAATAAAGCATTAATTTGTTACATTCCTTATAAATTATATAATACTCTATTTTATCAAAAAACTCAAGTGTTTTTTTTCACTTTCTCATTATAATTTATATTTGTATAACAAAGTAAGGTGGTTTTTATCTTTAAAACTGTCTCCTATCTAAATAATAAAAATAAAAAAATAAAATATCTTGATATATAAAGTAGTTAAGCTCCCTAGCATATTTAGGTAAAAAATACCGAAAGTAAATAAACTCTTGGATAATCAAATAGAACAACGTTTTTTAGTAAAGCTTTTAAAAAATTCTACTTTCACTTACAACAAAATCCAAGACTACATCATGCTCTTCTGCCGGAACTTTTTCAATAATCTGAAAATCATAACAAATACCAATAAACAAAACTTTTTTATTTTCCCCTCGAATCTTTTTCAAAAAAGTATCATAATACCCGCCGCCAAATCCAATTCGATTTTTTTCCAAATCAAAGACAACTGCTGGAACAATTACAATATCCAAAATATTTTCGTTATAAAAATCGATGGAAGAAGATTCGTAATATCCAAATTTATGTAATACAAGCTCATTTTCCTCATATTTATTAATTTTCATTTCTCTATTTTTACTATCTGTAATTTTGGGGATAAAAAAACTTTTCTTAGGATAAAGTTCCATCAATTTTGTGATTCTCACTTCATTTTTCATGTCCATAAAAATCATTATATTTTCAGCATTTTTTATAAATTTTTCCAAATTTTGAATAATTAAATCACTTTTTTTTTCTACTTCTTCAGTGGATAAATTATTTCTTTTTTCCAAAATTTCTTTTCTAATTTTATCCTTTTCCAGCTGTAAATCTGTTTTTTTGTTTCTCATATTAAAATGCTCCTTTATTAATGCTCTTCAGCCATTGCAAAAGTATATAAATTTCAATTATATATAGTTTTTTATTCTATTATTTTTCTCTATTCTCTGAAAAGAGTGATTAATCTCTTGTACTTATAAATACCGCTGTCATTCAATAATTTTATTGCTTTTACTTTTACAATTTCCTATAATAATATTTTATACTATTTCCCATTAAAATAAATTAGTTATAAATTCTAAGTTCTTATAGTTACCGAACAGGACTATTAATTATTTAATTTTCATTGGAATACCAGATACTACAAAATAAACTTCATCAGCCCTTTTTGCCACAGCCTGATTCATTTTTCCTGCAATTTCACGGAAATAACGTCCCAATGGATAACTCGGCACAAGCCCCAATCCCAGCTCATTTGACACAATTACCGTATTTTCAAATTGACTCGTTATATTCAGCAGTTCATTTACTGTGTTTTCCACATTTTTGTTCAACTTTTCCACAATTTTTACATAAGATTTTTTGTCAAAATTATCCCAGTCAACATCCTTTTCCTCAAAAATTATATTAGTTATCATATTCGTAAGGCAATCCACAAGCATATTATTTTTAATTTCATTTTCTGTTTTAGGAAAATATTTATTTAAATTACTTTCAAAATTTTTATAAGTTTCCACAGTACCCCAATCGTTTTTCCTTCTTTCCTTATGCAACCTCACCTTTTCCTTCATTTCCTCATCAAACACAAGCGATGTTGCCAAATACACATTCTCCTGCTTCCCATTATTCAAACTTAAAATTAACTCTTCAGCAAACTTGCTTTTCCCACTTTTCGCCCCGCCAGTAACAAAAATTATCGCCATTTCTTTCACTCCTTTTTCACAATTTTCTATAAACAAAAAAACAACCTCACATAAAAGTTGTTGCCTTTAATTTTTTATTCCAATCCTTGTTTTAATGGATTCACTATTCTTACTTCAGTTTATTTTCTCATAAAGACATAGACATATACGTTTCAATCCTTGTTTTAATGGATTCACTATTCTTACTGCCTCAGTTCGCAATGTTACATATCTACAATATAAGGTTTCAATCCTTGTTTTAATGGATTCACTATTCTTACA
This is a stretch of genomic DNA from Leptotrichia hofstadii. It encodes these proteins:
- a CDS encoding sensor histidine kinase; translated protein: MKNKLNKIWGDFPITVKVTLWYTVFVVILISIMLTVSFTVANKMTGDLNHRELMEAVIEMTVEMVSNPNEFDEFDDGIYFVKYNSEGIEMGGMSPRGFDLTLKYKENTVRTYEKNGEKYYYFDKKIDNSEGEWIRGIVPVNQLSDEVSKLLIIILILSPLLLLIIVYGGYRIVKKALNPVAKISDTASEIQKNGDFSKRIKIDEGKDEIHRMADTFNEMLNSLENSYTREKQFSSDVSHELRTPVSVILTESQYSLEYADTMEEAKDSFSVIQRQAKRMSELINQIMELSKIEKQTTIDLQKINFSETMEKILEDYKNLLSEKNIKVSKDIEQNIFINADKVMIERLLDNLLNNAMKFTKDEISVKLYSENENCIMEIEDNGIGISDEDKKLIWGRFYQVNDSRNKKVNKGFGLGLSLVLKIIEQHNASIEVESELNKGTKFIAKFIKTE
- the adhE gene encoding bifunctional acetaldehyde-CoA/alcohol dehydrogenase, with product MAAVKDLESLKALIQRVKKAQEEFATFDQERVDKIFRKVAQKMNDERITLANLAVAETGMGIVEDKVIKNHFASEYIYNKYKDEKTCGVLEDDRSYGVKKIATPIGIIAGIVPTTNPTSTAMFKTLISLKTRNAIIFSPHPRAKQATIETAKIALETAVKYGAPKDIIGWIDEPSVELSRELMASVDLILATGGPGMVKSAYSSGTPAIGVGAGNTPVVIDKSADIKMTANYILMSKTFDNGVICATEQSVIIDKEIYDKVRSEFLNRGAYILNEEELNKVREILFINGNLNADVVGKSAYVIAGMAGFEIPKSSKVLIGEVESTGTEEPFAHEKLSPVLAMYKAEDFEDGLKKADELVRLGGLGHTSSLYINLAEKEKIDKFGRLMKTGRTLINMPASLGAIGDVFNFKLEPSLTLGCGSWGGNSVSENVGVKHLLNVKTIAERRENMLWFKVPEKIYFKYGSLPTALEELKGSHKKAFIVTDKVLAELGYTEHITKVLDSIHIDYRIFSEVKEDPTLSSAQAGAKAMLEYNPDVVIALGGGSAMDAAKIMWVLYEHPELRFRDLAMRFMDIRKRIVEFPEMGKKAKFVAVATSAGTGSEVTPFSVITDDETGIKYPLADYALTPNVAINDPELMLTMPKGLTVASGIDVFTHALESYVSVMATEYTKPYSKEAARLVFKYLPESVELGSKAIKAKEKMANASCLAGMAFANAFLGINHSLAHKLGGKFHVPHGIANAMLLEEVIRFNAAEAPTKMGLFPQYRYPDAMQRYAEMNDYLGFGGNTKEEKVENLIKGINELNRKIGIPASIKEWGVPEKDFLEAVDEMSLDAFDDQCTPANPRYPLMEELREIYLKAYYGKEWENEKERVAKILGF
- a CDS encoding 5-formyltetrahydrofolate cyclo-ligase: MRNKKTDLQLEKDKIRKEILEKRNNLSTEEVEKKSDLIIQNLEKFIKNAENIMIFMDMKNEVRITKLMELYPKKSFFIPKITDSKNREMKINKYEENELVLHKFGYYESSSIDFYNENILDIVIVPAVVFDLEKNRIGFGGGYYDTFLKKIRGENKKVLFIGICYDFQIIEKVPAEEHDVVLDFVVSESRIF
- the cobU gene encoding bifunctional adenosylcobinamide kinase/adenosylcobinamide-phosphate guanylyltransferase; the protein is MAIIFVTGGAKSGKSKFAEELILSLNNGKQENVYLATSLVFDEEMKEKVRLHKERRKNDWGTVETYKNFESNLNKYFPKTENEIKNNMLVDCLTNMITNIIFEEKDVDWDNFDKKSYVKIVEKLNKNVENTVNELLNITSQFENTVIVSNELGLGLVPSYPLGRYFREIAGKMNQAVAKRADEVYFVVSGIPMKIK